A single window of Nicotiana tomentosiformis chromosome 1, ASM39032v3, whole genome shotgun sequence DNA harbors:
- the LOC138906694 gene encoding uncharacterized protein, with product MTLNNEPIGNLPLGEEVDDDQGDEVLPEPQANRQARPPQDNVPVPAPPPPRAAVHRVFPNEGYASAIVPPRIRAGNIQITNVMLTLLEQCGFFTGAPNQNAYKYLKGFVDTCWGSKQTNVTEDALRLRLFPSSLRGKALEWLERMPNHWIHTWDDFAERFIAKFFSPGHMATLRDKFLAFKQEPNEPLHEIWERYRTRVKECPNIDMTESMIQQTFYRGINSTNQCVELHDLGQVIAELTSTMNQLAKALLQQVQGPKQVNALEGVNMMMNKRRQKGQGQRCPKQFMQDDSEYDQGDSYNEQEEEVKFVTNYQEDEIPNNVVQANDEVRIDIDENLEEMQEEVNPSWEHMTDIPEPVVPKAKAPVPRPPPPCPQSLAKQNSENQLKRFIHMMKRLSINVPLVEALEQMSGYAKFMKDLVTKKRSMNCETINIKHQVSAIVHSMAPKLEDPGAFTIP from the exons atgactctcaacaatgagcccattggtaatttgccattgggggaggaagtggacgatgatcaaggagatgaggttcttcccgaacctcaagcaaataggcaAGCCCGACCTCCTCAAGATAATGTTCCCGTCCCtgccccacctccaccaagagcggcagTGCACCGGGTATTTCCGAACGAgggttatgcaagtgctatagtcccgccccgcattagggcgggcaacatccaaatcaccaacgtgatgcttacactacttgagcaatgtggattcttcaccggggctccaaatcaaaatgcttacaaaTATCTCAAGGGGTTtgtcgatacttgttgggggagcaagcaaaccaaTGTTACTGAGGACGCGctgaggttgaggctatttccctcTTCTTTACGGGGAAAAGCATTGGAATGGCTAGAGAGAATGCCCAATCATTggatccatacatgggatgactTTGCCGAAagattcattgccaaattcttctctccggggcacatggctacactacgGGATAAATTTCTAgcgttcaagcaagagcccaatgagccattgcacgagatttgggaaagatatcgtaccaGGGTTAAAGAGTGCCCGAATATTGATATGACCGAGTccatgatccaacaaaccttctacagggggatcaactcaacaaatcaatgtgtg gaactACATGATCTTGGGCAAGTTATCGCAGAGTTAACATCcacaatgaaccaattggcaaaagcTCTGTTGCAACAAGTTCAAGGGCCAAAACAAGTGAATGCGCTGGAAGGCgtaaatatgatgatgaacaagagacGCCAAAAAGGTCAAGGGCAACGTTGTCCGAAACAAttcatgcaagatgatagtgagtatgaccaaggtgattcatataatgagcaagaagaagaagtgaAATTCGTCACCAATTATCAAG aagatgaaattccaaacaatgtggttcaagctaatgacgaagtgagaattgatattgatgaaaatctAGAGGAGATgcaagaagaggtgaacccgtctTGGGAGCACATGactgacataccggaaccggtagtgccgaAGGCTAAGGCGCCagtgccaaggcctcctcctccatgcCCTCAAAgtcttgcaaagcaaaatagtgagaaccaattaAAAAGGTTTATTCACATGATGAAGAGATTGTCTATCAATGTACCATTGGTTGAGGCATTGGAACAAATGtcgggttatgcaaagttcatgaaggacttggtcaccaagaagaggtcgatgaattgtgaaactatcaaTATTaaacatcaagtgagtgctattgtgcactcaatggctccaaaATTGGAAGATCCGGGTGCGTTCACAATCCCTTGA